Below is a genomic region from Virgibacillus dokdonensis.
CCTTCATCATAATTCGACGCAGCTTCTATAGATGTACTTTCGACAGAGAAGACTGCTATTAACATTAATAAAAATAAAATTATTTTCTTTTTCACTTTGTTCATTCCTCCTTCGAGCTCCTCTTTTTTCTAATTTTATAAAACACTACAGAAAAAACTATTAAAGCAATCAATAAAAGAGTACCGTAGAGCAATGTATTTGATTCCTTTGGTTCCGTTGATTTATTGGAGACCTTTGAATCCTTTTCTTCCATCGCTAAAAAATCTTCATCACTTATATCCATTTTTTCTATCGTTTGTTGATCTAATTTCTTTAAAGTATCTAAGTCAAAATCAAATCGTACTGTATATCGATGATCATAAACAGGATCCATTGTTTCAATAAACACATGCATTTTAAACGCAATGGGTTCAGTTAAATCTCGATCTACCTGAAATTGAACTATTCTTGTATTTTCCTTTTTATTCTCTTGAATTACTTTCACATCAACAAAAGAGTCCCCTAAAGGTGACTGTAACTCCTTGGTCCACTCACTATGATTTAACATAAACCGTATATAATGCTTACCATTATGTACAATGTATGTTGCTGGTTTCTCAAAATAGTCATTGGCAATAGATACTGAATCTGTTTGTGCGTGTAGTATAACGTAATCCAATGAGTATACTCCTTCTTCTACATTTGGTAACTTAGACTTTGCATAACTAGTTTCTACAGGAAACCAAATATGGGAGACAGAGTACAGGAGTACTAAAATAAGTATTAAAATTTCAGACCAACGTTTTTGCATTTATTCCCCCCCTGCTTCCAAAGATATTGATTCTCATTCTCAAATAGAATTAAAATAAAAGAAGTTTTCATAACTTCTAAGTCTTAAAATCTATTTGTAATTAATTACGATCCCCCTTTTATTAATAATGAGAATCATTTTCAATTACCTATCAACTAATACCTTAGCAAAATAAAATGTAATGTCAACCACTATTTCTGTTTTTTTCTTTATTTATGCAATTATCTGCAATTATATTGACAATGATAATCATTATCAATATAATTGCAGATAATTGCGAATGAAAATCAATAATAGGGGTGTATATAGATGCGTAATTATTTATTTATTACTTTACTCTTTTTACTTATATTCCTTGTTGGATGTAATAATCAGGATGACCAATCAGAACAACATGAAACGCAATCAAAAGGGGATACAATTTCCGTTACAGACTCCTCCAAGCGAACAATTGATTTGGAAAAATCACCAGAAAAAATTGTTGCTTTAAGCAATGGCGACGTAGATATTATCTATGCATTAGGACATAAAGTAGTTGGTCGCCCATCAGGAAAAACAATAGTTAGCGAGGCTAAAGACGCTCTGGAAATAGGTTCTAATCATAGCTTAGATTTGGAAAAAATAACTTCCTTAGAACCTGACCTCGTATTAGGGAACCATCCAATGAATATGAAGGACATACAAGCAGTAGAAGATATTGGAGCTGAGATGGTATTAACAAGTGCCAATTCGGTGCAAGACATTCAGAAACAAATTTCTCTATTTGGAGATTTATTAAACAAACAAGATAAAGCAAAACAAATCGTACATAAAATAGATAACAAACGAAAAGAAGTAAAAGAAAACACAGTAGAAAAAAAGCCTAGAACACTATTGATCTATGGTGCACCTGGAACCAACATGGCAGCATTACCTAATTCTCTCAGTGGAAATATTTTAGAATTAGCTGGAGGAATAAATATTGCTAGTGATTATCCAAGTTTAGAAATGTATCCACAGTATGCACAATTAAACACAGAGAGAATTATAGAATCCAATCCAGAAATCATTCTTTTAATGACACATGGCAATCCAGAAAAAGTAAAAGAGAGTTTAATAAAGGAAATGTCGCAAACAGCCGGCTGGGATGAACTGGATGCTGTGAAAAATAATCGCCTGGTTATTCTTCCTTCTAATCTGTTTGGAACAAATCCTGGAACAAAAGTAATTGAATCCATTGATTATCTATATGATGTACTAAAAAACACGAGGGAATAGTGGGATGTCAGTGCAAAAAAGAAGTATGCGTAGGAAATATATAACGATTATTACTCCTCTTCTCTTAATACTTGTCACTCTGTATGGTATTTCTTATGGCCCAATTTCCATTTCTCTCACAGAAATATGGACTGCATTGTTTACAGAGGAAAACACCATGCAGAAAAAAATAATTATGGATATACGCCTACCACGAGTATTAATTGGATTACTCACAGGAGCGTGTTTAGCAGCTTCAGGTGCTATATTACAGGGTGTTATGAAAAATCCATTAGCTGATCCTGGAATCATTGGCGTCTCATCTGGTGCTGGACTTGCAGCAATAATTACGATGGTTTTGTTACCACAGTTCATCAACTTATTACCTATAGCTGCATTTATCGGCGCACTTTTTACATCACTCTTAATTTATTTATTAGCGTGGGATCGTGGCGCTTCTCCTGTAAAAATTATACTTGCCGGTGTCGCTATAAATGCTTTATTGGGAGCAATCATGAGCGGGATCATGGTTTTATATAGTGACCGTGTTCAAGCTGTCTTACCTTGGCTCTCTGGTGGCTTAACTGGCAAAGGGTGGTATCAACTGGAATTTATGGCTCCATATGCTCTTTTTGCGCTTCTTCTATCCGTATTGGCTATTAAACCTGCAAATGTTCTACTGCTTGGTGATGACTCAGCTAAACTTTTAGGAGAACATGTAGAAGTACAACGTTTTTTACTCATCACACTAGCTTCTTTATTAGCAGGTGTAGCTGTTAGTGTAGCTGGACTAGTGGGATTTGTCGGATTAGTTATTCCACATGTGATTCGACTTTTAATTGGTGATGATTATATCTTTTTATTACCTTTAAGTATTATCAGTGGTGCTATACTCGTTGTGTTGGCAGACACTATTGCGCGATCTTGGTTTGATCCGATTGAAATACCCGTTGGCATATTACTTGCTTGCCTCGGAGCACCGTTCTTTTTATATTTACTCAAGAAACGGAGGATATTGTGATGAATGCTATCCAAACCAATTGTATTTCATTAAATGTCCATCATTTTAAATTGGATAACATCTCTTTGACTATTCCGAACCAAAAAATTAGTTCTATCGTAGGGCCAAATGGTTCAGGTAAATCAACGCTTTTAAAAATTATTAGTAATCTACTTAAGGCAGATCAAGGTTCTGTTTATATATATGAAAAAGAAGCCCAGTGTTATAAAAATAAAGAGTTCGCGCAAAAAATTACTATGTTACAGCAGTCAAAAAATCAACTACCTAATTTAACAGTTAAAGAACTCATTTCTTTTGGTAGATCACCATATAAACATTTTTTTAGCAATCAATTATCTATGGAAGATGAACAAATAATTTCTGAGGCGATGCAGATTACAAATATAACAAATTATAAAAATCGTCTGTTTTATAGTTTGTCTGGTGGAGAACAACAGAAAGTACGGATTGCAATGGCTTTAGCCCAAAAAACTAGTATCTTATTGTTGGATGAGCCAACAACTTATTTAGATATTTCACACCAATTTGAAGTTATGGAACTCCTGCAATATATTAACAAGCATTTTAATATAACTATTATTATGGTTTTGCATGATTTACAACAAGCAGCAACATACAGTAATTATATGATTGCATTAAAACAAGGTAAAATAGTACAACGCGGTATCCCCAACGAAGTGTTAACGAAAGAATTTTTACAAAGTGTCTATAATCTACAAGCACGAATTAAATTTGAAGATGGTTATCCACTAATCATACCTAATATAAGGAGGTAACATCGTGTACATTGTTACAAATACGACGAAAATCAAAAAAAATCAAGGACATAAGCTGATAGAGCGTTTTAATAAAGTAGGTCATATTGAATCAATGCAAGGATTTTTGGGACTTGAAGTACTAATAACAGATAAATTAAATGATTACGATGAGGTAAATATCGTAACTCGATGGGACTCAGAAAGTTCTTTTAAAAAATGGATAAAGAGCGATGATTTTAAAAAAGCACATACGCATGATGGCGGAAAACCTGAATACATTATTACCAATACCATCTCTTATTACGAAGTCAAAATCATTCGTAAACCAATCGCTTCTGCGTAAATTAGTATATGAACCTGTATTTATATAACTAAAAGAAATAGGTGTTTGAAAATATTTTCACACCCCGATATGAAATATCAACTGTAGTGAACTTCACCCCTATTTGTTAGAACACAAATAGGGATGATTTTACTACCTTTACCTTTGCATATAAATGCTGTGAGGCTCTCAGAGAAGAGTGCTACGGAACAAGTTATAACACAGGTTATATAGATTGAATATATCATGGCTTGTTTTTCATTGTCTCGCTTTATT
It encodes:
- a CDS encoding NEAT domain-containing protein, whose product is MQKRWSEILILILVLLYSVSHIWFPVETSYAKSKLPNVEEGVYSLDYVILHAQTDSVSIANDYFEKPATYIVHNGKHYIRFMLNHSEWTKELQSPLGDSFVDVKVIQENKKENTRIVQFQVDRDLTEPIAFKMHVFIETMDPVYDHRYTVRFDFDLDTLKKLDQQTIEKMDISDEDFLAMEEKDSKVSNKSTEPKESNTLLYGTLLLIALIVFSVVFYKIRKKRSSKEE
- a CDS encoding ABC transporter substrate-binding protein; translated protein: MRNYLFITLLFLLIFLVGCNNQDDQSEQHETQSKGDTISVTDSSKRTIDLEKSPEKIVALSNGDVDIIYALGHKVVGRPSGKTIVSEAKDALEIGSNHSLDLEKITSLEPDLVLGNHPMNMKDIQAVEDIGAEMVLTSANSVQDIQKQISLFGDLLNKQDKAKQIVHKIDNKRKEVKENTVEKKPRTLLIYGAPGTNMAALPNSLSGNILELAGGINIASDYPSLEMYPQYAQLNTERIIESNPEIILLMTHGNPEKVKESLIKEMSQTAGWDELDAVKNNRLVILPSNLFGTNPGTKVIESIDYLYDVLKNTRE
- a CDS encoding FecCD family ABC transporter permease, which codes for MSVQKRSMRRKYITIITPLLLILVTLYGISYGPISISLTEIWTALFTEENTMQKKIIMDIRLPRVLIGLLTGACLAASGAILQGVMKNPLADPGIIGVSSGAGLAAIITMVLLPQFINLLPIAAFIGALFTSLLIYLLAWDRGASPVKIILAGVAINALLGAIMSGIMVLYSDRVQAVLPWLSGGLTGKGWYQLEFMAPYALFALLLSVLAIKPANVLLLGDDSAKLLGEHVEVQRFLLITLASLLAGVAVSVAGLVGFVGLVIPHVIRLLIGDDYIFLLPLSIISGAILVVLADTIARSWFDPIEIPVGILLACLGAPFFLYLLKKRRIL
- a CDS encoding ABC transporter ATP-binding protein, which codes for MNAIQTNCISLNVHHFKLDNISLTIPNQKISSIVGPNGSGKSTLLKIISNLLKADQGSVYIYEKEAQCYKNKEFAQKITMLQQSKNQLPNLTVKELISFGRSPYKHFFSNQLSMEDEQIISEAMQITNITNYKNRLFYSLSGGEQQKVRIAMALAQKTSILLLDEPTTYLDISHQFEVMELLQYINKHFNITIIMVLHDLQQAATYSNYMIALKQGKIVQRGIPNEVLTKEFLQSVYNLQARIKFEDGYPLIIPNIRR
- the isdG gene encoding heme oxygenase encodes the protein MYIVTNTTKIKKNQGHKLIERFNKVGHIESMQGFLGLEVLITDKLNDYDEVNIVTRWDSESSFKKWIKSDDFKKAHTHDGGKPEYIITNTISYYEVKIIRKPIASA